From Candidatus Methylomirabilota bacterium:
GGATCCAGGATCCGGCGCGCCTCCTCGGGATCGCGGTCGGCCAGCAGCTCCATCGAGCCCTTGAGGTCGGCAAACAGGACGGTTACCTGTTTGCGCTCGCCTTCGAGGGCAGCCTTCGAGTTCAGGATGCGTTCGGCGAGGTGCTTCGGCGTGTACATCTCGGGCAAGGGCAAAGGGGGGGCCGCGAGGCCCGTCGACGCCGAGGTTGATCCGGTCGGATGGGCGCACTCCGAGCAGAACTTGGCCGCCGGGGAAAGCTGCGCCCCGCAGTTGGCGCACGATCGCGGCAGGGGTGCCGCGCACTCCTCGCAGAACTTCGCGCCGGGGTGGTTATCGTGCTGGCATCGCGGACACTTCATCGACACTTCATCCGGGCTCTCCCCTGGGCGACGTGAGCACGCAAACCGTCCACGCAGTACCGCGGCCGAGCGGTGGCCGGACTCTAGCGCGGGCGGCCGGAAGGATCAATACTGACGACCCGATGTGCAAATCCCCAACGTGCCCAGGGCAAGTCGGACGCGTAGATAGAGGACCACAACAGATGCTGGAGCGGCGCAGTCGGCCCGTGGCATCGGTCAGTCGATGACGAAGTTCGAGGAGATCATCCCGTGCTCCGTTGGTGAGTTCATGTTCGGCCTGAGCCCACACGTATTGGGCGAGGTAGAGTTCCGGCGCATAGGCGGCGAAGAGCACGTTCAGTGCTGTTACGTGGCGAGCTGACCTGCGCTCCGTCACGAGTTCGCTGCTGAGTCATCGGCTGGACGGAGGTGGGAGGGGCGGCGGGGGTGGGGCGGGTGACCCGTTCCCGGCCACGCAAGCACGGAGCCTCACGTCCCCAGCTTGGGAACTGCTATCCCCGCAAGACGAGATCGCCGGTCGTGGTCAGAGCCCCGCCCCCGCCGCCCCTCCCGCCTCCGTCCGGCCGCCGCCACGCCCGTGATGAACGCTCCACAGCGCGCCTACTTGACGCTCCCCGCGGTGAGCCCGCTGAGCAGATACGGCTCGATGAGGGCGAAGAGCACGACGACCGGCACGATGGCGATGGTGGAGGCGGCGAAGAGGAGGTCCCAGTGCTGCACGTACGCGGTCACGTACGACGTGATGCCCACGGTGAGCGGGCGCATCTCGGCGTCGGTCATCAGGGTGAGGGCCACGATGTACTCGTTCCAGGCCGCGATGAACGCGAAGATCGTCGCGGTCACGATGCCGGGCCGGGCCACCGGCAGGATGATGCGGAAGAGCGCGCCGGCGGCCCCGCACCCGTCGACCGCGGCCGCCTCCTCGATCTCGCGCGGGATCGAGGTGAAGAAGGCGCGCAGGATCCAGATCGCGAAGGCCAGGTTGAAGGCGGCGTTGACCAGGATGAGCGCCGCGTAGGTGTTGATCAGCCCGAGCTCGAAGAACTCGCGATAGAGGCCGACCACGAGCGCGGTGGGCGCGAACATCTGGCTCACCAGCACGAGGAACAGGAAGGCGCTCCGTCCGGGGAAGCGATGCCGCGCGGTGTGATACGCGGCGGGCACCGCGGCCACGATCACCAGCGCGGTGGAGACGACCGCCACCACCAGCGAGACCCGCAGCCAGGACTGGAAGTCGGGATCCCGCAACACCGTCCAGAAGTTGGCGGGCCGCCAGTCCATCGGCAAGAGGCGCGGCGGCGTGATGCGCAGCTCCGCCTCGGGCTTGAGCGCGGTGAGCAGCATCACCAGGTAGGGCGCGAGCACCAGGCCGGCGGCCAGCCACCCCGCCGCGGCCAGCGCGGGGCGACGGATCAGACCGGCTCCTCCCGCCAGCGCGAGACGCGCAGGTACGCGACGACCGCGAGCAGGATCAGGAGCACGTTCACGACGCCCAGCGCGGCGGCCAGGCCCACGTCGCGCAGCGCGCTCTTGAACGCGATCTTGTACATGTAGGTGATCATGGTGTCGTGGGCGAAGCCGGGGTTGCGATCGTTGAGGGTCCACACGATCGGGAACGAGTTGAACACGTAGATCAGGTTGAGCACCGCGGCGACCAGCAGCGCCGGGCGCAGCAGGGGGAGCGTGACGGCGCGGTATGCGCGCCAGGCGGAGGCGCCGTCGACGCGGGCCGCCTCGTAGACTTCGCCGGGAATGGTCTGCAGCCCCGCCAGCAGCACGTAGGTGGTGAAGGGCAGCGAGACGAACACACCCACCGCGATCATGGCGCCCATCACGGTGCCGTCGTCGCCCAGCCAGTCCACCGGACGAGCGAGCAGGCCCGTCGCGGTCAGCAGCCGGTTGAGCAGGCCGAAGTAGTAATCGTAGAGCCACACGAAGAGCTTCGCGGTCATGATGAGCGAGGCCGCCCACGGCACGATGAGCGCCCAGCGCACGAGACGGCGCCCCGGGAACGCCGACTCCAGCAGCTGGGCCAGCGCGAGCGAGATCAGGATGGTGATCGCCACCACGCCCACCACCCACACCACCGTGTTGCCGATGACGGCGGACAGGGCCTCCTGCTCGAGGAGTCGGCGGTAGTTGCGGAGGCCGACCGCGCCCTGGTAGAGGCCGGTGATCGAGTAGCGCCCGAGCGAGGCGCGAACCAGCTCGACGGCGGGATAGACCACCACCGCGCCGATGAGGAGCAGGCTCGGTCCGAGCCAGAGCAGTGCCCGCCCCGCGCCGCGGCCCGGCGCGGCGGTCAGCGAGCGCTCTCCGCCGCGTTCTTCTGGAGGCGGTCGAGGACCTGCTTGGGGTCGCCGCCCGGCTGGACGGCGGCGCCGATGTTCTGCTGCACGTCGAGCTTGACCTTGTCCCACACCGGGTCGGTGGTGGGGGCCAGGCGTGCGCTCGGCAGCGCGGCGAGGTAGGGCTTGAGCTTCTCGTTGCCGCTCATCTTCTCGAGGCCCGACTTCGTCACCGGCAGGAATCCTTCCGCGGTGATCCAGCGGGTGATCTGGTCGGGCTGGTAGTAGAGGTCGAGGAACTGGCGCACCGCCTCCTGGTTGCCCTTCTTCTTGAAGGCCATGAGGTAGTCCTCGACGCCAAGGGTGACCGCGGTGCCCGTGTTGCTCGGCATCTGGGTCACCCCGTAGTTGACCTTCTTCTCGGCGTCCAGCTGGGCGGCGAGGGGGCTGAAACCCATGACCATGCCGACCTTGCCGTCCTTGAAGAGCTGGAAGGCGCCGTCGGTGCGATTGGTCTTGCCCGGATTCACCTGGGTCACCTTGTAGGTGTTGGCGAGCGCGGCGAGGAACTGCAGCGTCTGCACGTTCTTCTCGCTGTTGATGGTCCAGGCGTCGCCCGACTTCCAGTCGCCGCCGTTGTTCCACATCCAGATCGACCACTCGGCCTGCGCCTCTTCGGGGCCCAGCGGCAGCGCGTAGCCGATCGCGTCGCCGCCGGTGGCCTGCACCTTGCGCGCGGCCTGCACGAGCTCGTCCCAGGTGCGCGGCGGCTCGGCCACGCCCGCGCGGGCGAGCAGGTCGCGGTTGTAGAAGAACGCACGGGCGCTCGCGAGGATCGGGAAGCCGTAGAGCGTGTCGCGATAGGTGCCGCCGCGCGCGAAGGCCTCGAGGAAATCCTCGCGGGTCTTCGGCGACAGCGCCTCGTTCGCCGAGTAGAGCAGCCCGTCCTTCGCGTAGCTCGAGAACGAGTTGAGGTTCAGGACGTCGGGCGGCTGGTTGTTCTGGATCATGGTGCTGACCTGCTGGTCGATCGAGTTCCAGTCGATCACCTGCAGGTC
This genomic window contains:
- a CDS encoding extracellular solute-binding protein is translated as MSRRLVVLALVAAGALVAGGCGGSDKPRSIKVVIAEYSKDHTRPFWQGLAQQYTEKTGTKVDLQVIDWNSIDQQVSTMIQNNQPPDVLNLNSFSSYAKDGLLYSANEALSPKTREDFLEAFARGGTYRDTLYGFPILASARAFFYNRDLLARAGVAEPPRTWDELVQAARKVQATGGDAIGYALPLGPEEAQAEWSIWMWNNGGDWKSGDAWTINSEKNVQTLQFLAALANTYKVTQVNPGKTNRTDGAFQLFKDGKVGMVMGFSPLAAQLDAEKKVNYGVTQMPSNTGTAVTLGVEDYLMAFKKKGNQEAVRQFLDLYYQPDQITRWITAEGFLPVTKSGLEKMSGNEKLKPYLAALPSARLAPTTDPVWDKVKLDVQQNIGAAVQPGGDPKQVLDRLQKNAAESAR
- a CDS encoding sugar ABC transporter permease — protein: MVYPAVELVRASLGRYSITGLYQGAVGLRNYRRLLEQEALSAVIGNTVVWVVGVVAITILISLALAQLLESAFPGRRLVRWALIVPWAASLIMTAKLFVWLYDYYFGLLNRLLTATGLLARPVDWLGDDGTVMGAMIAVGVFVSLPFTTYVLLAGLQTIPGEVYEAARVDGASAWRAYRAVTLPLLRPALLVAAVLNLIYVFNSFPIVWTLNDRNPGFAHDTMITYMYKIAFKSALRDVGLAAALGVVNVLLILLAVVAYLRVSRWREEPV
- a CDS encoding carbohydrate ABC transporter permease, whose protein sequence is MLAPYLVMLLTALKPEAELRITPPRLLPMDWRPANFWTVLRDPDFQSWLRVSLVVAVVSTALVIVAAVPAAYHTARHRFPGRSAFLFLVLVSQMFAPTALVVGLYREFFELGLINTYAALILVNAAFNLAFAIWILRAFFTSIPREIEEAAAVDGCGAAGALFRIILPVARPGIVTATIFAFIAAWNEYIVALTLMTDAEMRPLTVGITSYVTAYVQHWDLLFAASTIAIVPVVVLFALIEPYLLSGLTAGSVK